In Mercenaria mercenaria strain notata chromosome 15, MADL_Memer_1, whole genome shotgun sequence, a single genomic region encodes these proteins:
- the LOC128546151 gene encoding uncharacterized protein LOC128546151 isoform X2, whose product MLLSKIFSSKQTWDVTAVGLNHNDNTGISACDNYRVMLEQNDRDQCGCMLENEGEMCGCRMVKRLRIRGRPGLSDVKISFDDHATTTFEYEGEEAALETYLEEHPDEKEEAESVNIVNGVTETSDAHLMNDSPAVPLEPETHMKSNTVLGTSGGGLTSYKSKIQTQDFQFGMSPEPEVTYSMPELEQEEPESIDLLPADDNELDAFSAEVDKADMLF is encoded by the exons ATGCTGTTGTCAAAGATATTTAGTAGTAAACAAACTTGGGATGTAACAGCAGTTGGATTAAATCACAATGATAATACCGGTATATCTGCATGTGATAATTACCGTGTTATGTTAGAACAAAATGATAGAGATCAGTGTGGATGTATGCTGGAAAATGAGGGAGAAATGTGTGGATGTAGAATGGTGAAAAGATTGAGGATTAGAGGTCGACCAGGACTTAGTGAT GTTAAGATATCATTTGACGACCATGCTACGACCACCTTTGAGTATGAGGGTGAGGAAGCTGCCCTTGAGACTTACCTCGAGGAACATCCTGATGAGAAAGAGGAAGCAGAAAGTGTCAATATAGTTAATGGTGTTACTGAAACCAGTGATGCACACTTAATGAATGATTCTCCAGCAGTCCCGCTAGAACCAGAAACTCATATGAAATCCAACACTGTCTTAGGCACAAGCGGAG GAGGTCTAACTAGCTACAAGTCAAAGATACAGACCCAAGACTTTCAGTTTGGTATGAGCCCTGAGCCTGAGGTCACGTACAGTATGCCAGAGCTTGAACAGGAAGAACCCGAGAGTATAGACCTGTTACCGGCCGATGATAATGAACTTGATGCTTTTTCAGCAGAAGTTGATAAAGCTgatatgttgttttga
- the LOC128546151 gene encoding uncharacterized protein LOC128546151 isoform X1, which produces MMHIKPVPLLDPHTARNQCKLIWDSAAGPRNTLPVKKKVGFVSESSQTVASSFSQSRYPRRNSLVATRISFYEDRTETIPSEEIPDTESKVQVKISFDDHATTTFEYEGEEAALETYLEEHPDEKEEAESVNIVNGVTETSDAHLMNDSPAVPLEPETHMKSNTVLGTSGGGLTSYKSKIQTQDFQFGMSPEPEVTYSMPELEQEEPESIDLLPADDNELDAFSAEVDKADMLF; this is translated from the exons ATGATGCATATAAAGCCGGTTCCCTTGTTAGATCCTCATACTGCCAGGAACCAGTGCAAATTGATCTGGGACTCGGCAGCTGGGCCCAGAAATACACTTCCTGTCAAAAAGAAAGTAGGTTTTGTCAGTGAATCGAGCCAGACTGTAGCAAGTTCATTCTCTCAGAGTAGATACCCTCGGAGAAATAGTTTGGTTGCTACACGAATATCATTCTATGAGGACAGAACAGAGACAATCCCTAGTGAAGAAATCCCTGACACAGAAAGTAAAGTACAG GTTAAGATATCATTTGACGACCATGCTACGACCACCTTTGAGTATGAGGGTGAGGAAGCTGCCCTTGAGACTTACCTCGAGGAACATCCTGATGAGAAAGAGGAAGCAGAAAGTGTCAATATAGTTAATGGTGTTACTGAAACCAGTGATGCACACTTAATGAATGATTCTCCAGCAGTCCCGCTAGAACCAGAAACTCATATGAAATCCAACACTGTCTTAGGCACAAGCGGAG GAGGTCTAACTAGCTACAAGTCAAAGATACAGACCCAAGACTTTCAGTTTGGTATGAGCCCTGAGCCTGAGGTCACGTACAGTATGCCAGAGCTTGAACAGGAAGAACCCGAGAGTATAGACCTGTTACCGGCCGATGATAATGAACTTGATGCTTTTTCAGCAGAAGTTGATAAAGCTgatatgttgttttga
- the LOC123559797 gene encoding uncharacterized protein LOC123559797 yields the protein MILPNGQRAGFFIGDAAGVGKGRQIAGDNFARGRTKSIWFTISADLIVDTRRLVELNIDRGMSWDQAVARADNHSQKQDGFYISKRDVWGKKLFILATQKENSSHLFRIARPNTGLSYFEEEKTDLMQRYSRIDQADAVGSRCYSLHLLCGSIVTFMNILETTLNRNATKLNLSKSESSLRVVRVKLNDEERVVGIRFPQLLIPKVETALKEQRFIEEVQQSQPQMSQYLSSSQRAYNGLSQTFLMSQIMNRQSPNASGLFQGSQLSQQLNSTPSSQNGLSQSS from the exons ATTGCCGGTGATAACTTCGCTCGAGGAAGAACAAAGAGTATTTGGTTCACAATATCAGCTGACCTTATTGTTGATACTAGAAG ACTTGTAGAGTTAAACATTGACAGAGGTATGAGCTGGGACCAAGCTGTAGCAAGGGCAGACAACCACAGCCAGAAACAAGATGGGTTTTATATCTCAAAGAGAGATGTATGGGGAAAGAAACTATTCATTCTAGCAACACAGAAGGAGAATTCATCTCACCTCTTCAGAATTGCTAG ACCTAACACTGGGTTATCATACTTTGAAGAGGAGAAAACAGATTTGATGCAGAGATACTCTAGAATAGATCAAGCTGATGCAG TTGGAAGCCGATGTTACAGTCTACATCTGCTGTGTGGAAGTATTGTAACTTTTATGAATATTCTTGAAACTACCCTGAATAGGAATGCTACAAAGTTAAATCTCAG TAAATCAGAATCATCACTAAGAGTTGTACGTGTAAAGTTGAATGATGAAGAACGTGTTGTAGGAATACGATTCCCACAGCTCCTCATTCCAAAGGTGGAGACAGCATTAAAGGAACAGAGATTTATTGAGGAAGTTCAGCAATCT caACCACAAATGTCCCAGTACTTATCTTCAAGTCAAAGAGCTTATAATGGACTCTCCCAAACATTCCTGATGTCACAGATTATGAATCGACAATCTCCCAATGCGAGTGGACTCTTCCAAGGAAGCCAGTTATCTCAGCAACTAAATAGTACCCCTTCATCACAAAATGGACTATCACAGTCTTCATGA